ATAGAAAGTTTTTTTTGTTTAATTCGTCATTTTCCAATTTGTCGATTAGTTCATTTCTCTTGGCAAAAAACACATCTAATACCTTCTTGTCATAGTCAAACACATAATCACCCTCTTTCAGAAATAATAAGAGCACCAATGAAGATTGTACCAAGAACTTCAACGATGCTCTTAAAAATATTAAACTTCTAATTCTACAGAGTTCTCTCTAAATTCTTCAGGCATTTCTTCAAGTGTTTTATTCATGCCCATTAAAAACTCAACATTGAATTCTTTAGAGATTTTATTAAGTCTTTCTACTAGCACCAAGAAAGTGTCTAAGTTAAAGTTTATAATATCATATATACCGTCAATGTATATTTTTTCGATATCATAATCTCTAGAAATTATTCCACATAAGAATCCATATAGTTCTTTAGAATTGGAAATGTCAAAATCTCTTGCATTAATAAGTCTTACTGTATGATCGAGGGTAAAAATATGTGAGTCATCCGTATCAATAAATGCTATGTTGCCATGTCCTTCTGCTTTGTCCTTATTGGCTCCATCGATTAACCACTTAGTTTTTCCACTTCCCTCAGGTCCTAAAACAAATTTTACCATTTTAAATCTCCACCTTTCGAATTCAATATTATTTAGTCTTTCTATTATTATACCTCTTTTGGAACTAAATAATCAAATAAATCGCCTTGATAGAAATTATTCAGTTCCATAATATTAATTATTTCATCTTGTATTTTCCACCAACTAGTCGACCAATTTGAAAATAAGCTATCTTCCAATGGCGATCTACCAATCAGTCTTTGGACAACTACTTCAGGGGATAAATACCTTAGAAACAAAATAACTCTTTCTATATACTCTTCTTTACTGATTAAGTCTAGTTTATGGTCAAGGTATTGTTTTCCGAATTCAGTATTCTTAAGGATATACAGTGCATGAAGTTTTATTTGATCAACTTTTAAAGCTGATACAATCTTAGAAGTCTCAATTGTATCTAATATTTCGTCTCCCGGTAAACCAATTAAAACATGAGTACAAATATCAATACCATGTGATTTACACCTGTTAACAGCATCTATAAACTCAGCTAAACCATGTCCCCTATTTATTCGGTTTAGTACCTTATAATTAGAAGTTTGAAGTCCAATTTCCATAACTATATCCAAATCATATTCAAGCTTAATTCGATTTAAAAAAGCAAGCTGATCATTCGTAATACAATCAGGTCTGGTTGATATATAGATTGCAACAATATCATCGGATATCGAAGAATAAATTGATTCTTTAAAAATACTAAAACTCATATAAGTATTTGTGTAGTTTTGGAAATAAGCTATAAATTTATTCGAGTTGTATTTTTTTGATATATATTCTTTATTGGTTTTTAATTGATTTTTTACATCCATAGCAGGATCTAAATTTTCAAAAGATCCTCCTTCTTCACCACAAAAATGACAGCCTATATTTTCCTCATCTCTGTTGGGACATGTACCGCTTAATTTTATCGGTAATTTATAAACCTTTTCACCATAACGTTTTAGAAGATAATCAGAGTATTTATTGTATCTAATTTTCATTTTCTTTCATAAAGTCGAGTACTTCTTTGGCATGACCTTTTGCTTTTACTTTTCTAAATTCTTTGATTAGATTTACGTCTTTATCGAATATAAATGTAGACCTCTCAGTCCCCAAGGCTGTCTTCCCAAACATATTTTTTTCTTTTATTACTTTTAGTTCAGCATGTAATAACCTTTCAGGATCACTTAATAGCTCAACTTTTAAATCATGCTTATTGATAAAATTAACATGAGATTTGACAGTATCCTTGCTGATGCCTACAATAGTTGTTTCCAGCTTTTTAAAATCTTCTATGAGTTCACTGAACTCTTTAGCCTCACTGGTTCAACCCGGTGTATTATCTTTTGGGTAGAAGAATAACACCAAATTTGTACCCTTATAATAATTTAAGCTCCTAATTTCATTGTCTTGATTCAATAATTCTATGTCTTTCATAGAGCCTCCCAATTTGGAAATATCTTACTTAGCTCGTGGAAAATACCTTCATTGTCATTTGAATACATAGAGATTCTATCAGCACTTGATATTGCTTCTGGTTGTGCGTTTTTCATGGCTATACCAAGACCGGAGTTTTTAAGCATGGTGATATCATTAACTTCATCTCCAAAAGCTATTATCTCCTCCAGTTTTATATTTTTATAACGCGCCAAACGCTCAATAGCAGACCACTTACATACACCGTGTTTCATGACTTCTAAAATACCATGTGTAGATTTCTTAGAAGACATAATATGAGTTGTAATCTGATTAGGGAATAATTCGTTTATTCTTTTCTCTAATTCTTCCAATTTTTCAGTATAATCAGTAAACACAACCGACAGAACCGATGCTACCTGAAAAGGATCACAGAAGTATCCGACCCTATTTAAGTCCCTAACTATTGTATTTTCGAATTGACTTATATCGTGATCTTCAACCACTAATAAATCAGAACCTTCTCTAAGGGCATCTATATAAACAAGTGCATTCATATCTTTAGTTTTACCTGTTTCAATGATACCTGATACAATATCAATATCTATATATTCAGTAAACAGAGCTTTTTCTAAATAAGCATCATAAATAGCGGCACCGTTATTTGCAATGATTATCCTATTATCTGTTAATCCTCTGGTTAACAATTTTGCAAAATCATAATGCCTACCTGTGGCTATAACAATTTCAACGCCTTCATAAGATAATTTGTTCAGTATATTTGCAGTATTAATGTCAATGGACTTATCGGATCTAAGCAGTGTTCCATCTAAGTCCAAACAAATCATTTTATACAAAATACCACCCCTAAGTGGACATCTATTCCGTTTCTAATTCTTCATCATCTCCGAAAATTTCAAAGAACATTCTGGATACCTCATCAAACTCTTCGTCAGATTCGATATTTTCAAGGGTGAAGTCTCCACTATCATCACCATTCTCAAGATACCTATAAAGAAGTACCTGTTCATCATCAATTGTTACAAGTGCAATATATTCTTTATCATGCAAATCGAATATACCAAGCACTACGCATTCCAATTCACTGTCGTCGTTTAATGTTAACATTATCGTCTCTATATCTTCAAAATCTTGATCAAAATGATCGTGGTCACAACCCATTTCTGCACAATTGTGATTATTT
The sequence above is a segment of the Peptoniphilaceae bacterium AMB_02 genome. Coding sequences within it:
- a CDS encoding TIGR01212 family radical SAM protein (This family includes YhcC from E. coli K-12, an uncharacterized radical SAM protein.); amino-acid sequence: MKIRYNKYSDYLLKRYGEKVYKLPIKLSGTCPNRDEENIGCHFCGEEGGSFENLDPAMDVKNQLKTNKEYISKKYNSNKFIAYFQNYTNTYMSFSIFKESIYSSISDDIVAIYISTRPDCITNDQLAFLNRIKLEYDLDIVMEIGLQTSNYKVLNRINRGHGLAEFIDAVNRCKSHGIDICTHVLIGLPGDEILDTIETSKIVSALKVDQIKLHALYILKNTEFGKQYLDHKLDLISKEEYIERVILFLRYLSPEVVVQRLIGRSPLEDSLFSNWSTSWWKIQDEIINIMELNNFYQGDLFDYLVPKEV
- a CDS encoding peroxiredoxin yields the protein MKDIELLNQDNEIRSLNYYKGTNLVLFFYPKDNTPGUTSEAKEFSELIEDFKKLETTIVGISKDTVKSHVNFINKHDLKVELLSDPERLLHAELKVIKEKNMFGKTALGTERSTFIFDKDVNLIKEFRKVKAKGHAKEVLDFMKENEN
- a CDS encoding HAD family hydrolase, whose product is MICLDLDGTLLRSDKSIDINTANILNKLSYEGVEIVIATGRHYDFAKLLTRGLTDNRIIIANNGAAIYDAYLEKALFTEYIDIDIVSGIIETGKTKDMNALVYIDALREGSDLLVVEDHDISQFENTIVRDLNRVGYFCDPFQVASVLSVVFTDYTEKLEELEKRINELFPNQITTHIMSSKKSTHGILEVMKHGVCKWSAIERLARYKNIKLEEIIAFGDEVNDITMLKNSGLGIAMKNAQPEAISSADRISMYSNDNEGIFHELSKIFPNWEAL
- a CDS encoding DUF1292 domain-containing protein; the encoded protein is MKNDDKKLNNHNCAEMGCDHDHFDQDFEDIETIMLTLNDDSELECVVLGIFDLHDKEYIALVTIDDEQVLLYRYLENGDDSGDFTLENIESDEEFDEVSRMFFEIFGDDEELETE